A window from Pararhizobium capsulatum DSM 1112 encodes these proteins:
- a CDS encoding response regulator transcription factor, which translates to MVYRVAIADDEIDLLEAVAEYLRGHGYEVVTAINAAELRALAAENSIDVAILDIAMPGEDGLSLARWLRRQSRAGIIFASASGSPMDRIVGLEIGGDDYMAKPYDLRELLARVRSVLRRLDAAPPAAPAPSVPAAPPARPIGFGPYRIDFDARRLLHAESGEIGLTAAEFDLLAVLARRPNRILPRGQLIELLGEDAMDSESERRIDVRIARLRRKIEPESDRPIYIRTIRGLGYIFETNGGP; encoded by the coding sequence GTGGTCTACAGGGTCGCCATCGCCGATGACGAGATCGATCTTCTGGAGGCTGTCGCCGAATATCTGCGTGGCCACGGCTATGAGGTCGTGACCGCCATCAATGCCGCCGAGCTTCGCGCGCTGGCGGCGGAAAACTCGATCGACGTCGCCATCCTGGATATCGCCATGCCGGGTGAGGACGGGCTGTCGCTGGCGCGCTGGCTCCGACGGCAGAGCCGCGCCGGGATCATCTTCGCCTCAGCCTCGGGCAGCCCGATGGACCGTATCGTCGGGCTGGAAATCGGCGGTGACGACTATATGGCGAAACCCTATGACCTGCGCGAACTGCTGGCCCGGGTCCGCAGCGTGTTGCGCCGTCTGGACGCCGCGCCCCCGGCTGCGCCTGCACCCTCCGTCCCGGCGGCTCCGCCCGCCCGCCCGATCGGCTTCGGCCCCTATCGGATCGACTTCGACGCCAGGCGCCTGCTTCACGCGGAAAGCGGCGAGATCGGCCTGACTGCCGCCGAGTTCGATCTGCTCGCCGTGTTGGCCCGGCGCCCGAACCGCATCCTGCCGCGCGGGCAATTGATCGAATTGCTAGGCGAAGACGCGATGGACAGTGAAAGCGAACGGCGCATCGATGTGCGCATCGCCCGCCTGCGCCGCAAGATCGAACCCGAAAGCGACCGTCCGATCTATATCCGCACGATCCGGGGCCTGGGCTATATCTTTGAAACCAACGGTGGACCGTGA
- a CDS encoding response regulator transcription factor: MVVHRRPLISSESRMLRARILIAEDEVDFAAPLAEFLTELGYEVENVETAIALDVALRACPRDLILLDLNLPGQSGFEFLGDSALIGKAAVIILTGSACAIDRIVGLEAGADDYLIKPVDLRELAARIGSVLARRLGRQRKIVSFERASADLSAARILYPDGQTAPLSAGEVALIRAFAENPHHVLDRGRLLELAPAETVEALDGAIDNRIARLRRKLGTAQIVTLRGRGFRYQPG, encoded by the coding sequence ATGGTCGTCCATAGACGACCATTAATTTCGAGTGAATCGAGGATGTTGCGGGCCCGTATCCTGATTGCCGAGGATGAGGTGGATTTTGCCGCCCCCCTGGCCGAATTCCTGACTGAGCTTGGCTATGAAGTCGAGAACGTCGAGACTGCCATTGCGCTTGACGTGGCGCTGCGCGCCTGTCCGCGTGACCTGATTCTGCTGGATCTGAACCTGCCCGGTCAGAGCGGATTTGAATTTCTGGGTGACAGCGCGTTGATCGGCAAGGCGGCGGTCATCATACTGACCGGCAGTGCCTGCGCCATCGACAGAATCGTGGGGCTCGAGGCCGGGGCAGACGACTACCTGATCAAGCCGGTCGACCTGCGTGAACTTGCGGCGCGGATCGGCAGCGTGCTTGCCCGCCGGCTGGGCCGCCAGCGCAAGATCGTCAGCTTCGAGCGCGCCAGCGCCGACCTCAGCGCGGCGCGGATTCTTTATCCCGACGGGCAAACCGCGCCCCTCTCTGCCGGAGAGGTTGCGCTGATCCGCGCTTTCGCCGAAAACCCGCATCATGTGCTGGACCGCGGCCGGCTGCTGGAACTGGCTCCCGCCGAGACGGTCGAGGCGCTGGATGGCGCGATCGACAACCGCATCGCCCGACTGCGCCGCAAGCTTGGGACGGCACAGATCGTGACGCTGCGGGGGCGGGGCTTTCGCTATCAGCCGGGCTAG
- a CDS encoding calcium-binding protein, whose amino-acid sequence MSQTHITLTGSVHTWKAPDNSSYYVTGTNLVDTITSAGGDDILDGGAGNDVLISGDGEDIVYGGDGNDTIEVGDKGIYNDTGDATVYGGQGDDHITSHADTALIYGGTGNDQIDIDGPNGTAYGEDGDDILYVEADAKVWGGNGNDQFFLTENIIDVDITAYGDAGNDTFTFGVDSYYSPGSTFRAYGGTGNDTYINVGSDQTHDVVISENANGGTDTVVVLLGNDYTLGANIENMRVDNNAYDKYYYETPDGGSNLTGNALNNVITGSKRADNIRGEAGNDTLEGGAGNDTLRGGTGNDQIDGGSGSDTLYGEDGNDSLTGGLGDRLEGGNGDDTYLIGSTSTVIVETTTGGDDTVRSLITHTLGANVENLVLLNDGAATNGTGNALDNRMTGSATDNVLSGLAGRDFLYGMGGNDTLSGGDGKDIAQGGDGKDTVRGDAGDDLLNGGNGDDSLWGGTGIDLLVGEAGNDYLNGEGDADTINGGAGNDVGVGMDGNDLILGGDGNDSLYGGAGVDSLRGDAGADYLDGGTGTDSMTGGLGNDVYIVDTTADKVIEAAGGGTDEVRTWTGSYVLGAQVENLMKLGTGSFFGSGNALNNVMTGGMGNDTLWGLDGNDRLIGGSGNDVLDGGAGNDLILGGVGVDTMTGGAGNDTVSFAANAYGIGVNLQTNFVGGSDAAGEKISGFENVIGSIAADQLVGSTEANILNGGAGDDMLTGGAGADRLDGDGGFDTASYADSAAAVTVVLDSTADTATQGYFGTGTGGDAQGDVLLDIESLYGSAFGDKLTGSQAGSSLYGLAGNDTLKGRDAADLLSGGLGNDKLNGNDGADVLNGGAGNDKLNGGAGNDLLTGGDGIDQFIFTSGVTGGGMDRITDFQDGFDQLQFNSAYKGNITTTDVAGGTELHVDLGADDFVVLVQNATGAQVMDQLFYI is encoded by the coding sequence ATGTCACAGACCCACATCACCCTCACCGGCTCGGTCCATACCTGGAAGGCCCCGGACAATAGCAGCTATTACGTCACCGGCACCAACCTTGTCGATACGATCACCTCGGCGGGTGGAGACGACATTCTGGACGGCGGAGCGGGCAACGATGTCCTGATCTCGGGTGATGGCGAAGACATCGTCTATGGCGGCGACGGCAACGATACCATCGAGGTCGGTGACAAGGGCATCTATAACGACACCGGCGACGCCACCGTCTATGGCGGCCAGGGCGATGACCACATCACCTCGCATGCTGATACCGCGCTCATCTATGGCGGCACCGGCAACGACCAGATCGACATCGACGGCCCCAACGGCACCGCCTATGGCGAGGACGGTGACGACATCTTGTACGTCGAGGCCGATGCCAAGGTCTGGGGCGGCAATGGCAATGACCAGTTCTTCCTGACTGAGAACATAATCGACGTCGACATCACCGCCTATGGCGATGCCGGCAACGACACCTTTACCTTCGGCGTCGATAGCTACTATAGCCCCGGCTCGACCTTCCGCGCCTATGGCGGCACCGGAAACGATACCTATATCAACGTCGGCAGCGACCAGACGCATGACGTGGTCATCAGCGAGAATGCCAATGGCGGCACCGACACCGTCGTCGTGCTTCTGGGCAACGACTACACGCTGGGCGCCAATATCGAGAATATGCGCGTCGATAACAACGCCTATGACAAATATTATTACGAGACACCGGATGGCGGCAGCAACCTGACCGGGAACGCACTGAACAACGTCATCACCGGTTCGAAGCGCGCCGACAATATCCGCGGCGAAGCGGGCAATGACACGCTTGAGGGCGGGGCGGGCAACGACACGTTGCGGGGCGGCACCGGCAACGACCAGATCGACGGCGGCAGCGGATCGGACACGCTTTACGGTGAGGATGGCAATGACAGCCTGACCGGCGGCCTAGGCGACCGGCTTGAGGGCGGTAACGGTGACGACACATACCTGATCGGCTCGACCAGCACCGTGATCGTCGAGACCACCACCGGTGGCGATGACACCGTGCGTTCGCTGATCACCCATACGCTGGGGGCCAATGTCGAAAACCTCGTCCTGCTGAACGACGGCGCCGCCACCAACGGGACCGGCAACGCCCTCGACAACCGCATGACAGGCTCAGCCACGGACAATGTGCTGAGCGGCCTGGCTGGGCGAGACTTTCTTTACGGCATGGGCGGCAATGACACCCTCTCCGGCGGCGATGGCAAGGACATCGCGCAGGGCGGCGACGGCAAGGACACCGTCCGCGGCGATGCCGGCGACGATCTTCTGAACGGCGGCAACGGCGACGATAGCCTATGGGGCGGCACGGGCATCGACCTTCTGGTCGGCGAGGCAGGCAACGACTATTTGAATGGCGAAGGCGATGCCGATACCATTAATGGCGGCGCGGGCAACGATGTCGGCGTCGGCATGGATGGCAATGACCTGATCCTCGGCGGCGACGGCAACGACTCGCTTTATGGCGGCGCGGGTGTAGACAGCCTGCGCGGCGATGCCGGAGCGGACTATCTGGATGGCGGCACCGGCACCGACAGCATGACCGGCGGACTGGGCAATGACGTCTATATCGTCGACACCACCGCGGACAAGGTGATCGAGGCCGCGGGCGGCGGCACCGACGAGGTGCGGACCTGGACCGGCAGCTATGTCCTGGGCGCCCAGGTCGAGAACCTGATGAAGCTGGGTACCGGCAGCTTCTTCGGCAGCGGCAATGCGCTGAACAACGTTATGACGGGCGGCATGGGCAACGACACGCTGTGGGGCCTGGACGGCAATGACCGTCTGATCGGCGGCAGCGGCAATGACGTGCTGGACGGGGGCGCGGGCAACGACCTGATCCTCGGCGGCGTGGGAGTGGACACTATGACCGGGGGCGCGGGCAACGACACCGTCAGCTTCGCCGCCAATGCCTATGGCATCGGCGTAAACCTGCAGACCAATTTCGTCGGCGGCAGCGATGCCGCGGGTGAAAAGATTTCGGGCTTCGAGAACGTGATCGGCAGCATTGCCGCCGACCAGCTCGTTGGCTCGACCGAGGCGAACATCCTCAACGGCGGCGCGGGCGACGACATGCTGACCGGGGGTGCCGGCGCGGATCGGCTGGACGGAGACGGCGGCTTCGACACTGCCAGCTATGCGGATTCGGCCGCTGCCGTCACGGTGGTACTGGACAGCACTGCGGATACTGCGACGCAGGGCTATTTCGGCACCGGCACCGGCGGTGATGCCCAGGGCGACGTGCTTCTGGATATCGAATCGCTTTACGGCTCGGCCTTCGGCGACAAGCTGACCGGCTCGCAGGCAGGCAGCAGCCTCTACGGCTTGGCGGGCAATGACACGCTGAAGGGGCGCGACGCGGCGGACCTGCTTTCGGGCGGGCTCGGCAACGACAAGCTGAACGGCAATGACGGCGCGGATGTGCTGAATGGCGGCGCAGGTAACGACAAGCTGAACGGCGGCGCGGGCAACGACCTGCTGACGGGCGGCGACGGTATCGATCAATTCATCTTCACCTCGGGCGTCACCGGCGGCGGGATGGACCGGATCACCGACTTCCAGGACGGGTTCGACCAGCTGCAATTCAATTCAGCCTATAAGGGCAATATCACTACCACCGATGTTGCTGGTGGAACCGAGCTGCATGTCGATCTGGGCGCGGATGATTTCGTCGTCCTCGTGCAAAACGCCACTGGCGCGCAGGTTATGGACCAGCTTTTCTACATCTAG
- a CDS encoding LysR substrate-binding domain-containing protein, with protein sequence MALPNLHAFRVFESVARLGNVSAAAAELHVTPGAVSQQIRALQAALGVDLFQKRGRHLGLTPSGSQLQRSVANAMEAIHTGVRQLSTHQYGGAPKRALTISIPQVHGVTWLATRLFTFMEESPNFQLKVLTSSRFHDVDWRKTDVAIVYGMPPWPGFWWRLLHGIRMTPVCSPQLLRGPNAIRQPSDLAYHRLLHEDDGSQWRRWQAEAGIPYAGESDVHFDDFGIVLQAARDGFGVALSDEVVSARDLNEGRLVQPLQLSVPALHNYYCICAEAKRETAEVNSFIDWLIEEAAMP encoded by the coding sequence ATGGCGCTACCAAACCTTCATGCCTTCCGCGTCTTCGAAAGCGTCGCGCGGCTCGGCAATGTCAGCGCGGCAGCGGCGGAACTGCATGTGACACCAGGTGCGGTCAGCCAGCAAATCCGCGCACTTCAGGCAGCGCTCGGCGTCGATCTCTTTCAAAAACGCGGCCGGCACCTGGGCTTGACGCCAAGCGGAAGCCAGCTCCAGCGCTCGGTGGCAAATGCCATGGAGGCGATCCACACTGGCGTGCGCCAGCTATCGACGCACCAATATGGCGGAGCACCAAAGCGGGCGCTCACCATCTCTATCCCTCAAGTTCATGGCGTTACTTGGCTCGCCACCCGACTTTTCACCTTTATGGAGGAAAGCCCGAATTTTCAGTTGAAGGTTCTCACCTCCAGCCGCTTTCACGATGTCGACTGGCGCAAGACCGATGTCGCGATCGTTTATGGCATGCCACCATGGCCGGGCTTCTGGTGGCGCCTGCTGCATGGAATCCGCATGACCCCGGTTTGCAGCCCCCAGCTCCTGCGTGGACCTAACGCCATCCGCCAACCCTCCGATCTCGCCTATCATCGACTGCTGCATGAGGACGACGGTTCGCAATGGCGGCGTTGGCAGGCAGAAGCCGGCATCCCTTATGCCGGGGAGTCCGATGTGCACTTCGACGACTTTGGCATAGTGCTCCAGGCCGCCCGAGATGGCTTTGGCGTGGCGCTCAGCGATGAAGTAGTTTCCGCGCGTGATCTCAATGAAGGGCGCCTTGTGCAACCGCTTCAACTCAGTGTCCCGGCCCTTCACAATTATTATTGCATTTGTGCGGAAGCAAAACGGGAGACCGCCGAAGTAAACTCGTTCATCGACTGGCTCATCGAGGAGGCCGCAATGCCTTGA
- a CDS encoding LysR substrate-binding domain-containing protein → MSRLPPYLQYLPAFEATARLGGVRLAAEELNLSPSAISLQLKKLSDVTGIVLFQKSGRNVALTQAGGDFSHAVAISLGQLDSATRASRKITAGDQPASLSVSVPTALGIAWLTATIVDFAQSHSISNLTINEAITAAEVDWENNDLAIVYDNPPFTGKYWRSLSEVRLCAVCSPTLFPRLDLRNRERKLSAVALLHEDDGGEWAKWSVAARISLEGNTRVRVNSVAQAIASAVQGRGVALVSDVLTRNYLSEGRLIQPFSTTINAAREYYIVCPVDRANDQVLRTLADRVVEQLRPGRDLTS, encoded by the coding sequence ATGAGCCGCCTTCCTCCCTACCTGCAATATCTTCCCGCTTTCGAAGCCACCGCGCGCCTCGGCGGAGTGCGGCTTGCCGCGGAGGAACTTAACCTCAGTCCGAGCGCGATTTCGTTGCAGCTCAAGAAGCTGAGCGATGTGACGGGCATCGTCCTGTTCCAGAAGTCGGGCCGAAATGTCGCCCTCACTCAGGCGGGTGGAGATTTCTCGCACGCAGTCGCCATATCGCTGGGACAGCTCGACAGCGCCACGCGGGCATCGCGGAAAATAACCGCCGGCGACCAACCTGCATCACTCTCGGTCTCCGTGCCTACCGCGCTCGGAATCGCCTGGCTGACCGCAACGATCGTCGATTTCGCGCAATCACACAGCATTTCCAATCTCACCATCAACGAGGCGATCACCGCCGCGGAGGTGGATTGGGAGAATAACGACCTAGCGATCGTCTACGACAATCCGCCTTTCACCGGGAAATACTGGCGATCGCTCAGCGAGGTCCGGCTCTGTGCCGTATGCTCGCCGACGCTGTTCCCCCGGCTCGACCTCCGAAACCGCGAAAGGAAGCTGAGCGCCGTGGCGCTGCTGCACGAAGACGACGGCGGGGAATGGGCAAAATGGTCCGTCGCCGCGCGCATCAGCCTTGAGGGAAACACCCGCGTGCGGGTGAATTCCGTGGCGCAGGCGATCGCCTCTGCCGTCCAAGGCCGCGGCGTGGCGCTGGTCTCGGATGTCCTGACACGAAACTATCTGAGCGAAGGACGACTCATCCAGCCGTTCTCAACGACGATCAACGCGGCCCGGGAATATTACATCGTATGCCCCGTCGACCGGGCAAACGATCAGGTCCTGCGCACGCTGGCGGATCGCGTGGTCGAGCAGTTACGGCCCGGCCGCGACCTGACTTCCTAA
- a CDS encoding cysteine hydrolase family protein, with protein MISATPFDYPYDGNLDAHTTALVIIDLQEDFLSTTGYFALQGYDPAPLRAILPAVNQLIAACREADIQIVQTRQGYRADLADMTPYEKWRRQRSGLEGTTALLRSSPGFQLVPELDVRPQDIIVDKTCNSAFTYTDFEHVLRAQGITHLLFAGCTTDVCVHTTLREACDRNFQCLTIADACASGDQYAHEAALHMVTVENGIFGALTDTEAVLKGLTNLGKLTK; from the coding sequence ATGATCTCGGCAACACCGTTCGACTACCCCTATGATGGCAATCTTGATGCGCACACGACGGCGCTTGTTATCATCGACCTCCAAGAAGATTTCCTCTCCACTACGGGTTATTTCGCCCTGCAGGGTTATGATCCCGCGCCGCTTCGCGCGATCCTTCCCGCGGTGAACCAGCTCATTGCCGCCTGCCGCGAGGCGGACATCCAGATCGTCCAAACGCGGCAGGGCTATCGCGCGGACCTTGCCGATATGACCCCTTATGAAAAATGGCGCCGGCAACGGTCCGGCCTCGAGGGAACGACTGCGCTGCTGCGCTCCAGCCCCGGCTTCCAGCTCGTTCCCGAACTCGACGTGCGCCCGCAGGACATCATTGTCGACAAGACCTGCAACAGCGCTTTCACCTACACCGATTTCGAGCATGTCTTGCGCGCGCAGGGCATCACGCATTTGCTGTTTGCCGGTTGCACCACGGATGTCTGCGTCCACACGACGCTGCGCGAAGCCTGCGACCGGAATTTCCAGTGCCTGACAATCGCGGATGCCTGCGCGAGCGGTGATCAATATGCGCATGAGGCTGCCTTGCACATGGTCACTGTCGAGAACGGCATTTTCGGCGCGCTGACCGATACCGAAGCGGTGCTCAAAGGCCTGACAAATCTTGGAAAATTGACGAAATGA
- a CDS encoding GYD domain-containing protein, with the protein MSETQKYVSLMRLTQKGLAELTDSAKRRKISEDRVAALGGRSIAFYALLGTYDFMQIFEMPSNEAMMQYVLTARRDGHVEPLILPAFDTEIYGQILNAVG; encoded by the coding sequence ATGAGCGAGACCCAGAAATATGTTTCGCTGATGCGCCTCACGCAGAAGGGGCTTGCCGAGCTGACCGACAGTGCCAAACGCCGGAAGATCAGCGAGGATCGCGTGGCCGCTCTCGGGGGTAGATCGATCGCCTTCTACGCCCTGCTCGGGACCTATGATTTCATGCAGATCTTCGAAATGCCGAGCAATGAAGCGATGATGCAATACGTGCTCACGGCGCGCCGCGATGGCCATGTCGAGCCGCTCATCCTTCCGGCCTTTGATACCGAGATATACGGCCAGATCCTCAACGCGGTGGGCTAG
- a CDS encoding transporter substrate-binding domain-containing protein — MTNVILGMKTSLLVGAMLTNLLGAGTALSADQKPDFVSGGVLKVCTSGEFPPMEYYENPGDKDLVGFEIDVVDAIAKAWGAKAEYVVGDFKGLLPSLDSKRCDLVASGILITPPRLEKYDGIPYFGSHIVMVTSSSDAETKVPADVSGKVMAIEAGTSYEKMIADLNAELVAAGKEPIQAQTYPSASGVIEQILVGRATATITQDTTAAYRMLQVPGRLGIPFTYEQSESYGIYLRKSDGDRQMLKDAIEALQASGEMKTLLQKWKLPETATDVSHDVN; from the coding sequence ATGACGAACGTAATACTGGGAATGAAAACGTCTCTTTTGGTGGGCGCAATGCTCACAAACCTGCTCGGCGCAGGCACTGCACTTTCCGCCGACCAGAAGCCGGATTTCGTATCGGGCGGCGTCCTGAAAGTCTGCACCAGCGGAGAATTCCCGCCGATGGAATATTATGAAAATCCGGGCGATAAGGATCTCGTCGGCTTCGAGATCGATGTCGTCGACGCGATCGCCAAGGCTTGGGGCGCGAAGGCGGAATATGTCGTCGGCGACTTCAAGGGCTTGCTGCCGTCGCTCGATTCCAAGCGCTGCGACCTGGTCGCCAGCGGCATCCTGATCACGCCGCCCCGCCTCGAAAAATACGACGGCATTCCGTATTTCGGGTCGCACATAGTGATGGTCACCTCCTCGAGCGACGCGGAGACGAAAGTGCCTGCCGATGTCAGCGGCAAGGTGATGGCGATCGAAGCCGGCACCTCCTACGAAAAGATGATTGCCGATCTCAATGCCGAGCTGGTAGCTGCCGGCAAAGAGCCGATCCAGGCACAGACATATCCCTCCGCCTCGGGCGTGATCGAGCAGATCCTCGTCGGCCGCGCCACCGCGACGATCACGCAGGATACGACGGCCGCTTATCGCATGCTTCAGGTGCCGGGCCGGCTTGGCATTCCCTTTACCTACGAGCAAAGCGAAAGCTACGGCATCTACCTGCGCAAGAGCGATGGCGACCGACAGATGCTGAAGGACGCGATCGAGGCCCTGCAGGCGAGCGGCGAGATGAAAACGCTGCTCCAGAAATGGAAGCTGCCGGAAACCGCGACCGACGTTTCCCACGACGTCAACTGA
- a CDS encoding amino acid ABC transporter permease, translating to MFQLDLFLQAIFSAPLFKGALLTIGLSLCVMAVSLVLGMGLGSMAGSPRRSVRWLVTLYVWLFRGAPALLVLLFVWNGLPQITEIFRAGWFTPFVAAFLALSLIQIAYLAEILRSAFAAVGRGQQEGAAALGMHRWQIFLVITLPQALRIAVPSLMNEFISLLKTTSLATVISLKELMTVSQFAIATSFRFLEWYGAALVYYLVIVSVLTLAQNRIEYVLSRGYR from the coding sequence TTGTTCCAGCTCGACCTCTTCCTCCAGGCGATCTTCAGTGCCCCCCTTTTCAAGGGGGCACTCCTGACGATCGGTCTGTCGCTTTGCGTCATGGCCGTGTCCCTCGTGCTCGGCATGGGGCTCGGTTCCATGGCGGGCTCGCCGCGGCGCTCTGTCCGGTGGCTGGTGACGCTCTATGTCTGGCTGTTCCGCGGCGCACCCGCACTGCTCGTGCTGCTCTTCGTGTGGAATGGCCTGCCGCAGATCACCGAAATCTTTCGCGCCGGTTGGTTCACGCCCTTCGTCGCGGCCTTCCTGGCGTTGTCACTGATTCAGATCGCCTATCTGGCGGAAATCCTGCGCAGCGCCTTTGCCGCCGTGGGGCGTGGGCAGCAGGAGGGGGCGGCCGCGCTCGGCATGCACCGCTGGCAAATTTTTCTGGTCATCACCCTGCCGCAGGCGCTCAGGATCGCGGTTCCTTCGTTGATGAACGAGTTCATCTCGCTATTGAAAACCACGTCGCTGGCGACCGTGATCTCGCTGAAGGAACTGATGACCGTCTCGCAGTTCGCGATCGCCACCAGCTTCCGGTTCCTCGAGTGGTATGGCGCAGCCCTCGTCTACTACCTCGTCATCGTCTCGGTGCTTACGCTCGCCCAGAATCGCATCGAATATGTGCTTTCGCGCGGCTATCGCTGA
- a CDS encoding amino acid ABC transporter ATP-binding protein produces MNTQTAIQVAGVSKWYGAFQVLKGIDLTVRKGERIVICGPSGSGKSTLIRCMNRLEVHQEGSIVVNGIELTNQLKRIDRVRSDVGMVFQHFNLFPHLTVLENCTVAQRWVRRLPKKQATEIAMKYLERVHIPEKADKYPGQLSGGQQQRVAIARALCMNPSIMLFDEPTSALDPEMVKEVLDTMISLAADGITMVCVTHEMNFAREVASEVVFMDGGQIIERNQPDILFSAPTHERTKRFLGKLLH; encoded by the coding sequence ATGAACACGCAAACCGCAATTCAAGTTGCCGGCGTCAGTAAATGGTACGGCGCCTTCCAGGTCCTCAAGGGCATCGATCTTACCGTGCGCAAGGGTGAGCGCATCGTCATCTGCGGGCCGTCCGGATCTGGCAAGTCGACGCTGATCCGCTGCATGAACCGTCTGGAAGTGCACCAGGAAGGTTCGATCGTCGTCAACGGCATCGAACTCACCAACCAGCTCAAGCGCATTGATCGCGTTCGAAGCGACGTTGGCATGGTCTTCCAGCACTTCAACCTCTTCCCGCATCTGACAGTTCTGGAGAACTGCACGGTCGCCCAGCGCTGGGTGCGCAGGCTGCCGAAAAAGCAGGCGACCGAGATCGCCATGAAATACCTGGAACGGGTGCACATTCCGGAAAAGGCCGATAAATATCCTGGCCAGCTTTCCGGCGGCCAGCAGCAGCGCGTCGCTATCGCGCGCGCCCTTTGCATGAACCCCAGCATCATGCTGTTCGACGAGCCCACGTCGGCGCTTGATCCTGAAATGGTCAAAGAGGTCCTGGACACGATGATTTCGCTCGCCGCCGATGGCATAACGATGGTCTGCGTCACGCACGAGATGAATTTCGCGCGTGAGGTCGCCAGCGAAGTGGTTTTCATGGATGGCGGCCAGATCATTGAGCGCAACCAGCCTGATATCCTGTTTTCCGCGCCGACGCACGAGCGCACGAAGCGCTTCCTCGGCAAGCTGCTGCATTGA
- a CDS encoding MBL fold metallo-hydrolase, whose amino-acid sequence MNNTGWFSKEAISDRLTRICEPHVHKFFRANMFHVVGKDADLVIDFGMGLVNLRSELHIPPGKPVLAVATHVHVDHVGSFHEFETRLGHLAEAEAFELMRDADTLADHFRTQPGALTAAVPTGIKPDAYKISPAALTTILVENDVIDIGDACYTVLHLPGHSPGSIGLLDQTTGEFFSGDAIYQGGLVDDLPGCNVESYKGTMKRLAELDVEVVHGGHGTRFGKDRLREIAVSYLHSKGC is encoded by the coding sequence TTGAACAATACGGGTTGGTTTTCAAAGGAAGCGATCTCTGATCGGTTGACCCGGATCTGCGAGCCACATGTCCATAAATTCTTCCGGGCCAACATGTTTCACGTCGTCGGCAAGGATGCCGACCTCGTCATTGATTTCGGCATGGGCCTCGTCAACCTAAGAAGCGAGTTGCATATCCCTCCAGGCAAACCCGTGCTTGCAGTGGCGACCCACGTTCATGTCGATCATGTCGGCTCGTTCCACGAATTCGAGACCCGGCTGGGTCACCTGGCTGAGGCCGAGGCCTTCGAACTCATGCGGGATGCTGACACACTCGCCGACCATTTTCGCACCCAGCCGGGTGCCCTGACTGCGGCGGTGCCCACAGGCATCAAGCCGGACGCCTACAAAATCTCACCGGCAGCGCTCACCACGATCCTGGTGGAAAACGACGTCATCGACATCGGCGACGCGTGTTACACGGTTCTGCATCTTCCCGGCCATTCTCCAGGTTCCATTGGTCTGCTCGACCAGACGACGGGTGAGTTCTTTAGCGGGGACGCCATATACCAAGGTGGCCTTGTGGATGATTTGCCGGGATGCAACGTCGAAAGCTATAAAGGCACAATGAAGCGCTTGGCAGAGCTTGACGTCGAAGTCGTTCATGGCGGACACGGAACGAGGTTTGGTAAAGACCGGCTGCGCGAGATCGCCGTGAGCTACTTGCATTCGAAAGGATGCTGA